A stretch of Onychomys torridus chromosome 2, mOncTor1.1, whole genome shotgun sequence DNA encodes these proteins:
- the Pmp2 gene encoding myelin P2 protein isoform X6, which translates to MFMSLACFSLIVETWEEALGRKPCHLLTEGVGLANRKLGNLAKPNVIISKKGDYMTIRTESAFKNTEVSFKLGQEFEETTADNRKTKSIVTLERGSLRHVQKWDGKETTIKRKLLDGKMVVVYS; encoded by the exons ATGTTTATGTCACTGGCATGCTTCTCACTCATTGTTGAAACCTGGGAGGAAGCCCTTGGCAGGAAGCCCTGCCATCTGCTCACTGAAG GTGTGGGGTTAGCCAACAGAAAACTGGGAAATTTGGCCAAGCCCAATGTGATCATCAGCAAGAAGGGGGACTATATGACCATAAGAACTGAAAGTGCCTTTAAAAATACAGAGGTCTCTTTCAAGCTGGGCCAGGAGTTTGAAGAAACTACAGCTGACAACAGAAAAACCAAG AGCATCGTGACACTGGAGAGAGGATCACTGAGACACGTGCAGAAATGGGATGGCAAAGAGACCACCATAAAGAGAAAGTTGCTGGATGGGAAGATGGTAGTG gtgTACAGTTGA